The Psychrobacter sp. 28M-43 genome segment AGTTTGATAAACATAAGAGTCGTATCACTTATTGGCTGATATTATTATCTGGTGATATTGCTGATATCGTTAATTGGTACAGTTACAGATTGAGCGTTTGCATTGACCTTCATAGTAGACATCCGATGTCGGACACAAGATATTAAAGTCAACGCAAGCTGCAAACATTAACGACGCATCATATTGGCAAAACGCTGTAATAAACTCACATCTGCCTCGTTTTTGAGCAACGCACCGTATAGAGGCGGAATAGATTTCTCGCCGCGCAGATTTTCTTCTAATTCGTCCTGAGCCATATCATCAGCAAGTAACAAGGTTAACCAGTCGACCAACTCAGACGTTGATGGCGGCTTTTTAAGACCTTGAATACCACGCAGCTTATAGAAGATATCCAACGCATCATTGACCAGTTTTTCCTGAATATCCGGAAAATGCACTTCGATGATTTGGCGCATGGTTTCTTCTTCTGGGAAGTCAATATAGTGGAAGAAGCAACGACGCAAAAATGCATCTGGCAGCTCTTTTTCATTGTTTGAGGTAATAATAACTACTGGACGCTGCGCTGCCGTGATGGTCTCGCCCGTCTCATAAACATAAAAAGACATCTTATCAAGCTCATGTAGCAAATCATTTGGGAACTCGATATCGGCTTTATCAATCTCATCAATCAGCAGTACGCTACGCTCTGTACTGGTAAAAGCGTCCCACAGCTTGCCTGGCTTAATATAGTTGGCAATGTCATAGACCTTATCATCACCCAACTGTGAATCCCGCAGGCGTGATACTGCATCGTATTCGTACAGTCCTTGCTCAGCCTTAGTCGTCGATTTGACGTGCCAAGTAATCAATGGCATGCCCAAACTTTCAGCGACTTCTTCGGCAAGCAACGTCTTACCTGTGCCAGGCTCACCTTTGATCAGCAACGGCTTTTGTAAGGTCATAGCGGCATTTACGGCCAGTTGCAAATCATCGGTAGCAATATAACTACTGGTACCAGTAAAGTTTTTCTTAGTATTGTCAGCTGTGGTCATAATCAGATCTCGATTGTTGTTATAGATAAATTGTTATAAATGGATAGTTCTAAAACATAAATGACTAATAAATGATAAGTTAGTGAAGGATAAATTAGATTAGCACAGCCTGATGCATTGCCAAAATACTCATGCGTTCGCATTTATTAACAATTGTTATGTGCAATGTATAGTGAGCAATTATTTATATGCCTAATAAACAATCTGGCACAAAAAAAGACACGCAATGGTGTCTTTTTATTCAGGTATCAAATAACTTTTAAGACAATAATTTTGTCTCAACGCCTGGCCTATTTTTATTACTTGTCAGATGTATCGTTAGCCATTTTTTTAGCCGATGTACTGTCTTTTTTTAAGCTCACGTTAGTCTCAGGCTGTTCAGTTACGGTAGCGCCTTCTGGCAAATAACTGCCTGTGGTCATTTGCAATGTGGCCTGCGTATCTTCTGCGCTGCGACTGCGGGCTTTGTCCAAGCTAGATGCAAATGCGCTGCGTATCAGCTGCCATACAAAACCAACAAACAGCCCTGCGACCAGTATCACCAATATCGGCAACATATTGGCAACCGCGCCTGCGTAATCTTTCATCATCACAGCATAGACGACGCTAATACTGGCTGGTGCAAGCTCGCTCGGATCGCCAAGTGCAGTACCTGGTGCTAATAATACTGCAAACAGAACCATCCAGCTCATACCGCCCAATGGCTTTGGTAGTACACGAGCAACGAGTATCCATAGCACTAGTACCAAAACAGCACCGCCCAGATAAGCATACATCGGCAAATCAGCGGGCGGGACATCCTTTACCATTTGGCCCCACCAAATGGCAATCTCACCGAGAATGTCACTGATAGACTCTAGCGGTAAGCTATGTAAGATATTTTTTAACCAGTCCATGCGTGTTTATTTACCTGCGTTTATCGCCGGTGACACAATCTGTGTCTAGCGGTATATGTGCGTTCTGTAGAACCAGAATGAGGCCAACTACATAATGAACTTATGCATTATGTAGGCTTATATGTACATTGCGTAGGGTGTCAGTTTATCACGACTTTCTACTCAAATGCATGTGAGCAAGTGTGTCGTAGGTTTTTATCGACGCTATTTTCAAGGTAGCGTACTGATATGTCCTACCACACTTACTTGCTGACAAATCCATTAATTATAGATGCTGTCCTGCGATTCACGAGCGCGCAGTTCTGCTTGGCGGCGCATCACGTCTTGCGGCGGCAACTGCACAAAGTAGCCTTGAGACTGTAGTTTTGCCAGTACTTCTTCTTTATCAACACGAGCGAGCTTATCTTTAGTCGACAAGTCCAGATGCATGACGAACTTACTACGGCCTAAACCTGCACGGAAATCTTTTGGTAATACACCAAGCCAGTCTTTGATTTCATCAGTATCATCAGGATAATCAGGACGCGCAATGTAGATATACATGTCGTCATGTTTGGGAAATTTATAAATATCGCAATGCATAAAAACCACCTATCAGAAACTATGGGCGTAGGTTAGCATATTTCAGGCAAATACCAGTAGTCGCTTTGCGTTTTGCTATGGTAATTTTTGTCAAAAGATACAGATAAAACGCTGATATGAGCGATAAAAATATCATTGTAAAACATAACCTATTTGACAGACTGCCCTATCAAAACATCATTTTTGCCAAATTTATTTATTTTAATGGCTTTGATGACTTGTAAAAGCGCTTTGAACCTTTCATAATAAAAGCGTTTTTCAGGAGAGAGTTTATCAGCATAGATTTTGTATTGAACCCCATTGGTTATACAACTATCGCAATTGCTAGATAACCACCGAAGGCGCATCCACCCTGCCAATCGCTCAGGTAAAAGGACTGAAAAACGCATGTCACTGTTGTTTGATAGTATTTAGTAGTATGACGCTCATAGCGCACTACTTTTTTATCAAACATAAGGCATAACAAATCTGGAGAGTGGTAAGAACGGACGACGTCTTACCCACCGAAGGGGAGAAAATACGCTATCATCGATGATAGGGCTCATATAACTGCCCAAAAATGATGGTTCGTGTTGAAAATCTCAGGTCACAGGACAGATAGGGCTTTAGCTCAAACCGACGTATAGCGTCTGTTTGGCTTACGTCTTCATCTTTACTTTCTGTGTCACCCTTTGATGTGATATTTGCACCTTGCAATATTGCTTCTCGCTACTTTTACGTTGCGCATCACTCCCTACTCTACCGAGTACGACTGATGTACACATAAGGATTTGTTATGACTGATACCCATTCTCAAGACTCTAGCAGCAACCAAGCTCCTCAGCGCACCCCTTTTTACCAGTCTCATATTGATAGCGAGGGCAAACTGGTCGATTTTTCTGGTTGGGAATTGCCCATTCATTACGGTTCACAAATCGAAGAGCACGAAGCGGTACGTACAGATGCAGGTATGTTTGATGTCTCACATATGGTTGTGACTGACATCAAAGGCACTGATACTAAAGCATGGCTACAAAAGCTGCTCGCAAACGATGTCAATAAACTCACTACCGCTGGTAAAGCGCTTTACTCTGGCATGCTCAATGAGCAAGGCGGTGTCATCGATGATTTGATCGTCTACCTGATGAATGCAGAAGAAACGGAATACCGTATCGTCTCTAACGCAGCCACTCGTGACAAGGATTTAGCACAGTTTGATAAAGTCGCCGAAGGCTTCAATATTGAGATTACCGAGCGTCCTGAGCTTGCTATGCTTGCCGTCCAAGGTCCAAATGCTATTGCAAAACTGGCTCAAGCCAAACCAAGTTGGGCAGATACCTTAGCAGCACTAAAACCTTTCGTTGGTGCTGATTTGACTGATATCGAAGGCACTGATTGGTTTGTGGCTCGTACTGGCTATACTGGTGAAGATGGCGTCGAAGTCATTATGCATGCCGATGATGCCCCTGCTTTCTTTGAGCAGCTAAAAGCAAATGGCATCAAACCTGCCGGTCTTGGCGCACGTGATACCTTGCGTATGGAAGCAGGCATGAACCTTTATGGTCATGACATGGACGAGACCATCAGCCCTTACGAGTGCAACATGGGCTGGACGCTAGCGCTCAAAGATGACCGAACTTTTGTCGGTCGTGAAGCATTGGTCAGCAAACGTAAGCAGTCAAAAGAAAACAACACCGCTATGAAGCAAGTGGGCTTGCTATTGACCACGCGTGGCGTATTGCGTGAAGGCATGACAGTGACTATCAATCAAGGCACTGATAACGAGCAAACTGGCATTATCACCAGTGGTACATTCTCCCCTAGCCTAAAAAATTCAATCGCGATTGCCCGTGTGCCTGCCAGCTTATCAGAAGATGACAGCGTACAAGTCGATCTACGCGGCAAAGGTAAGTTCGTCGATGTACGCGTACTAAAGCTACCTTTTGTCCGCAACGGCAAGCAACAGTTTGACTCTTAGGTCTTATAAATTCTATCATTAGAGCGCGTTGTCATTTTACACGCAATTATACAAATGACGACACGCCCAGCCTCCATTATTTTTGTTAATTAACCTCTATCACTTAGGAGAGAGACCATGAGCAACATCCCAGCAGAGCTAAAATATATTGCGAGTCACGAGTGGCTACGCCTAGAAGACGACGGTACAATCACTGTTGGTATCACTGACCATGCTCAAGATCTATTGGGTGATGTGGTATTCGTTGAACTACCAGATGTGGGCGATATCATCGCTGTTGATGACGAAATCTCAGTTGTTGAATCAGTAAAAGCGGCTTCTGACGTTTATGCGCCTATTTCAGGTGAAGTCATCGCTATCAACGAAG includes the following:
- a CDS encoding AAA family ATPase, with translation MTTADNTKKNFTGTSSYIATDDLQLAVNAAMTLQKPLLIKGEPGTGKTLLAEEVAESLGMPLITWHVKSTTKAEQGLYEYDAVSRLRDSQLGDDKVYDIANYIKPGKLWDAFTSTERSVLLIDEIDKADIEFPNDLLHELDKMSFYVYETGETITAAQRPVVIITSNNEKELPDAFLRRCFFHYIDFPEEETMRQIIEVHFPDIQEKLVNDALDIFYKLRGIQGLKKPPSTSELVDWLTLLLADDMAQDELEENLRGEKSIPPLYGALLKNEADVSLLQRFANMMRR
- a CDS encoding YcgL domain-containing protein yields the protein MHCDIYKFPKHDDMYIYIARPDYPDDTDEIKDWLGVLPKDFRAGLGRSKFVMHLDLSTKDKLARVDKEEVLAKLQSQGYFVQLPPQDVMRRQAELRARESQDSIYN
- the gcvT gene encoding glycine cleavage system aminomethyltransferase GcvT, with translation MTDTHSQDSSSNQAPQRTPFYQSHIDSEGKLVDFSGWELPIHYGSQIEEHEAVRTDAGMFDVSHMVVTDIKGTDTKAWLQKLLANDVNKLTTAGKALYSGMLNEQGGVIDDLIVYLMNAEETEYRIVSNAATRDKDLAQFDKVAEGFNIEITERPELAMLAVQGPNAIAKLAQAKPSWADTLAALKPFVGADLTDIEGTDWFVARTGYTGEDGVEVIMHADDAPAFFEQLKANGIKPAGLGARDTLRMEAGMNLYGHDMDETISPYECNMGWTLALKDDRTFVGREALVSKRKQSKENNTAMKQVGLLLTTRGVLREGMTVTINQGTDNEQTGIITSGTFSPSLKNSIAIARVPASLSEDDSVQVDLRGKGKFVDVRVLKLPFVRNGKQQFDS
- the gcvH gene encoding glycine cleavage system protein GcvH gives rise to the protein MSNIPAELKYIASHEWLRLEDDGTITVGITDHAQDLLGDVVFVELPDVGDIIAVDDEISVVESVKAASDVYAPISGEVIAINEALEDDPEIINSDPYGEGWFFRMKPDNIADYEALMTADEYESDL